The genomic stretch TGTAGAAACATATGATGCATCACTAAATCAAACTTTCCAAATGCGGGCAACTCTCTTGTGGACTATTAGTGACTTTCCTGGGTATGCTATGTTGAGTGGGTGGAGTACAAAAGGGAAACTAGCATGTCCTTGTTGTAATTATGACACTAATTCTACATATTTGAAATATAGTAAAAAGGTGTGTTATATGGATCATCGTGTGTTTTTGCCCGAGGATCATAAATATAGGTCAAATTCTAGGAATTTCAATGGTAGCATAGAAGATAGGCCACCACCAAAGTTGTTAACTGGGGAACAAATCTCGGAGAAACTAAAGGACGTCAACAATGCTTTTTGTAGACTGCAAAAGAAAAGTAAAAATGGTCCATGGaagaaaaaatcaatattttttgagTTACCATATTGGAAGCATAATAATTTACGCCACAACCTTGATGTGATGCACATAGAGAAAAACATATTTGATAGTATAATTGGGACATTGTTGGATATTCCAGGAAAAACAAAAGATCATAAAAATGCACGTTTAGACTTGGAAGAGATGGGTATTAGAAAGAAACTTCACCCCAAAGAGGTAGATCAAGGCAAAAAGTCTGTGTTTGCGAAAGCATGTTTTTCCATGAATGCAAAGGAGAAAACTACTTTTTGTTctgtattgaaaaatgcaaaaatacCAGATGGTTGTGCTTCAAACATTTCAAGATGTGTTCAACTTGCTGAAAAGAAAGTTAGCGGATATAAGAGCCACGATGCACATTTCATGTTGCATTACTTGCTTCAAGTGGCTGTGAAAAGTACAATGCCAAACCAGGTTGCCCACCCATTAATCCGTCTTTGTTCATTTTTTCGTTGTTTATGTCAGAAGGTTATTGAGGTGGCAGATTTGGATATCTTGCAATCCGAGATTGTAGAAACACTTTGCCAATTCGAGACAATTTTCCCCCCGAGTTTCTTTGATATAATGGTTCATTTGCCAATACATCTAGTGAATGAGGTAAGAATGGGAGGACCTGTTCAATTTCGGTGGATGTACTTTCCAGAAAGATATCTAGGAAAATTGAAGGGTTATGTTCGTAATAAAAGTCGTCCCGAGGGTTCTATTGCTGAGGGCTATTTAGTTGAAGAATGCTTGACATTTTGCTCTCGGTATTTGCATAATGGTGTTGAAACAAGATTCACTAGAATGACAAGGAATAGTGATAGATGTGATCCTCATGAACATGAAAGTCCAAGCTCTTGTCTTAATGTTGGTCATCCAATTGGAGGAAAGAAAAAGGGAGAAGCAATTTCTTTGGATTGCAAGTCAAGGAGTTTGGCCCATCGTTACATCTTATTCAATCATGAAGATGTCCAAAAATTTATAAGGTACATAAATATGTTTGTATGTTTCAATTTCCTAAAAAGAGCTGTTTTACAATAACTTTAATGGTGTAATTTTAATTGTAGTGAGcatgaaaatgaaaattccaATAAGAGAAAGGGGTGGAGCAAAGCAAAGAGCCAAGGGTTAGATTTTGTTGAATGGTTTAAGAAGCGTGCTTTGTTAAGTGATGTGTCTAGAAACCTAAGGAAGTTATCCAATGGACCAAATAAAATTGCACGAAGTTTTTCTGGCTATGTAATTAATGGATACAGGTTTCATACAAAACAACGTGATGCTAGACGTAAAACACAAAACAGTGGTGTGACACTTGCGACAATAACAGAAAGTTTTTCAAGTACCAAAGATGAAAATCCAATAACACAATCAATAACTTACTATGGAATGATTACAGAAATAATTGAGGTAGACTATTATGGTAAGTTGAAGTTTGTGTTATTTAGATGTGATTGGTTTGAAGGTGAAGAGGAAAAATTTGGGATGACTTGTGTTTACTTCAACAAAAGATGTTATGTGGATGATCCTTTCGTATTGGCTTCTCAAGTCCACCAATGCTTCTACATTCAAGATCCTTATGATGCAAATAAACACTATGTTATGAAATCTATTCCGAGAGATTTTTTTAACATGAATGAACAATCAAATTCAAATACCCCACAACCGTATAATTATGACATGTCAGATCATGCTGTAAATTTAGCTTCAAGCGATGAAATTTGTGAAGTTGATTTTGTTAGAAATGATATTCCACCAACAATTGTTGATAATTTTGTACCTGTGGCAGATGTAATAGAATCTGATCACGATTctgatttataataatttttatgtatGTTTTGTGAATTCATTTTGAAACAGTTTATGTTTGTGGTGTTTTGATGACGATTTTGAATCATTTTGAATCTGATCACGATTTTGAAACATTTTGAATCTGATCACGATTTTGAAACATTTTGAATCTGATCACGATTTTGATTTTTATGTGTTTTGATGATCTTACTATATTCATTATATACCTACATCTTGCATGTTGAATAGAAATGTTAATTCGCATAGTAATGTTCAGCCTTTTTTTTTTGCATGCTTACAATAGTACTTTATAATTTCTTGTGCaatattattcacaaagtaatttgTGATTTCTATAATAAGATTGATAAGATTACCTCTCAATTCTTTCAGTTTCAGCTTTGGCTCTATGCATTAAAGTAGGTTACGGTAAGATTAGTTCACTCTGCATGTTGTTAtgcatttcaaataaaaattaatgaaaatttatacTATGTTGTTTATGTTGCAGGAAAATGCAAAACAAGAATGATTTTGTGTTTGGTATCCAAGCTAAGTCTAGCACAGATTTAGTGCGGAAGATGAAAATCAAGGTTGAAAATGATAGAGCTTTGAAAAGCAACCCAACAAATCAAGAAATCAATAACATACAAACTAATGTTGGAAATATTCAAAAGCTGGACCATCGGAAGCAATCGAAAGTAGAAGTTTCCAAGAAAGTTGTTGAGTCAAATAAATCTGTTGTTCAGAACAACAATAAGAAGCAGTTGGAAGTACAAGCCACTAAGAAAAGTGTCGAGCCAAGCAAAGTGTCTGTACAAAACAGTAATATTAGGAGGCAATTTGAAGTAGAAGTCTCTAATAAAGTTGTTGAGACGAGCAAAGTTCCTATTCAGAATATTAAGAGGAAATTGTTAGTAGAAGCCTCTAAGAAAATTGTTGAGCCGAGCAAAGTGCTTGTTAACAATAATACTAAGAAGAAATTGAAGTGTACGGTGGATCATCAAGCTAAAGGTTCAATTGAATCACGAGTCTCAAAGAACATTGATGAGCAAACCAAAGAGGTAAGACCGTGTCTGACTTCAAATCTAATCCTCTTATTTAATTTTCGAATTGCattattttga from Vicia villosa cultivar HV-30 ecotype Madison, WI linkage group LG4, Vvil1.0, whole genome shotgun sequence encodes the following:
- the LOC131595076 gene encoding uncharacterized protein LOC131595076, with translation MDKEWTKLNPASKEYQSGLDFFLDYAYTKGKPRGKEISCPCAKCYNSKWFTRNEVRNHLTAFGFQKGYDIWVQHGEKKLKPSDLNDNNMNHKEDQIDDIDGLLHERFRDVVQEENEVNVGLNEDAKKFYNLVEEAKQDLYPGCKNFSKLSFTIRLYLLKCLYGWSNVSFNALLELLREAMPSLNIPDTFNKTKGMIRDLGLDYKKIDACPNDCMLYWKDQENDTSCRVCGAPRWNEDVKGNDEVEKNNKSHKVPSKVLRHFPLIPRLQRLFMCSKTTSSLRWHDEKRSKDGKLRHPADGEAWKEFDKCHAEFAYESRNIRLGLASDGFNPFRTMNLSYSTWPVVLIPYNFPPWWCMKAEYSMLSLLIPGPFSPGNNIDVYLQPLVEELKMLWDLGVETYDASLNQTFQMRATLLWTISDFPGYAMLSGWSTKGKLACPCCNYDTNSTYLKYSKKVCYMDHRVFLPEDHKYRSNSRNFNGSIEDRPPPKLLTGEQISEKLKDVNNAFCRLQKKSKNGPWKKKSIFFELPYWKHNNLRHNLDVMHIEKNIFDSIIGTLLDIPGKTKDHKNARLDLEEMGIRKKLHPKEVDQGKKSVFAKACFSMNAKEKTTFCSVLKNAKIPDGCASNISRCVQLAEKKVSGYKSHDAHFMLHYLLQVAVKSTMPNQVAHPLIRLCSFFRCLCQKVIEVADLDILQSEIVETLCQFETIFPPSFFDIMVHLPIHLVNEVRMGGPVQFRWMYFPERYLGKLKGYVRNKSRPEGSIAEGYLVEECLTFCSRYLHNGVETRFTRMTRNSDRCDPHEHESPSSCLNVGHPIGGKKKGEAISLDCKSRSLAHRYILFNHEDVQKFISEHENENSNKRKGWSKAKSQGLDFVEWFKKRALLSDVSRNLRKLSNGPNKIARSFSGYVINGYRFHTKQRDARRKTQNSGVTLATITESFSSTKDENPITQSITYYGMITEIIEVDYYGKLKFVLFRCDWFEGEEEKFGMTCVYFNKRCYVDDPFVLASQVHQCFYIQDPYDANKHYVMKSIPRDFFNMNEQSNSNTPQPYNYDMSDHAVNLASSDEICEVDFVRNDIPPTIVDNFVPVADVIESDHDSDL